One Streptococcus sp. S1 DNA window includes the following coding sequences:
- the glgA gene encoding glycogen synthase GlgA — protein MKLLFVAAEGAPFSKTGGLGDVIGALPKSLAKSGHDVRVILPYYDMVETKFGDQIEDVLHFETKVGWRSQYVGVKRIVRDGVTFYFIDNQHYFFRGHVYGDFDDGERFAFFQLAALETMERVDFIPDVLHAHDYHTAMIPFLLKEKYRWIQAYHGIKTVLTIHNLEFQGQFDPGMLWDLFGVGFERYADGTLRWNDCLNWMKAGILYADRVTTVSPSYAHEIMTAEYGCGLDQILRMESGKVTGIVNGIDADLYNPETDPLLTYHFSLSDLSGKAASKRALQERVGLPVRDDVPLFGIVSRLTRQKGFDVVVEELHQLLQKDIQIVLLGTGDTGFENAFAWFGQAYPDKLSANITFDVQLAQEIYAASDVFLMPSRFEPCGLSQMMAMRYGTLPLVHEVGGLRDTVQPFNAVDGSGTGFSFNNLSGYWFNWAVDEALAVYYNDKQAWYGLQEQAMTRDFSWDTASQRYNDLYQSL, from the coding sequence ATGAAACTATTATTTGTTGCAGCTGAAGGTGCACCATTTTCTAAAACAGGCGGATTGGGAGACGTTATTGGCGCTCTTCCTAAATCCTTAGCGAAAAGTGGTCATGATGTGCGCGTGATCCTCCCTTACTATGATATGGTAGAGACTAAGTTTGGAGATCAAATCGAAGATGTTTTGCATTTTGAGACCAAGGTTGGCTGGAGAAGTCAATATGTTGGTGTGAAACGTATTGTGCGTGATGGAGTCACCTTTTACTTTATTGATAACCAACATTATTTCTTTAGAGGTCATGTCTATGGTGACTTTGATGATGGAGAACGCTTCGCCTTCTTCCAGCTCGCGGCTTTAGAAACGATGGAACGAGTTGATTTCATTCCAGATGTTCTTCATGCCCATGATTACCATACAGCGATGATTCCTTTCTTGCTGAAGGAAAAATATCGTTGGATTCAAGCTTATCATGGAATTAAGACAGTATTGACCATCCATAATTTGGAATTCCAAGGTCAGTTCGACCCAGGAATGTTGTGGGATCTATTCGGAGTTGGATTTGAACGCTATGCAGATGGAACGCTTCGGTGGAATGATTGCCTGAACTGGATGAAAGCCGGCATTCTATATGCTGACCGTGTGACAACTGTTTCTCCTAGCTATGCGCATGAGATTATGACTGCTGAATATGGTTGTGGCTTGGATCAGATCCTTCGGATGGAGTCTGGCAAGGTGACCGGAATTGTTAACGGGATTGATGCAGATCTGTATAATCCTGAAACGGATCCGCTCTTAACGTATCACTTCAGTCTCTCAGATCTTTCAGGTAAAGCAGCTAGTAAACGAGCTCTTCAAGAACGTGTTGGTCTACCTGTTCGCGATGATGTTCCTTTGTTTGGGATCGTCTCTCGTTTGACACGTCAAAAAGGTTTTGATGTGGTGGTAGAAGAGTTGCATCAACTTTTGCAAAAGGATATTCAGATTGTCTTGCTCGGTACAGGAGACACTGGATTTGAAAATGCCTTTGCTTGGTTTGGTCAAGCCTACCCAGACAAACTTTCAGCGAATATCACATTTGATGTCCAATTGGCACAAGAAATCTATGCAGCGTCAGATGTCTTCTTGATGCCAAGCCGTTTTGAACCGTGTGGCCTTTCTCAAATGATGGCCATGCGTTATGGAACCCTTCCTTTAGTGCATGAAGTCGGCGGACTTCGTGATACGGTTCAACCGTTTAATGCTGTTGATGGAAGTGGAACAGGCTTTAGCTTCAATAATTTGTCTGGTTATTGGTTTAACTGGGCAGTTGATGAAGCCTTGGCTGTCTACTACAATGACAAACAGGCTTGGTATGGTCTCCAAGAACAAGCTATGACGCGTGACTTCTCATGGGATACGGCTAGTCAACGATACAATGATTTGTACCAATCCTTATAA
- the glgD gene encoding glucose-1-phosphate adenylyltransferase subunit GlgD — protein MKIDKYSAILGNTVGYHDMSTLTSHRPVASLPFDGKYRLIGFPLSSLANAGIRSVFGIFQQENISSVFDHIRSGREWGLSTLLSHYYLGIYNTPVENTNVGPEYYQQLLTYLKRSGSNQTVALNCDVLMNIDLNQVFHLHNSVDRPITVVYKKLHLQNISEVNAILEIDETDHVTEQRLFDGKDPDEVYNMSTDVFIVDTPWLIEKIEEEAKKEYPQKLRYILRDLAVEYNAFAFEYTGYLANIHSVESYYHANLDMLENQKFMKLFSPNQKVYTKVKNEEPTYYSKTSHIKTSQFASGSIVEGTVERSVVSRRVHLHEGSEVRSSLLFPGVVIHENAIVEYAILDKGVEVAAGVTIRGTEEAPVVVKKGTIVTEDIV, from the coding sequence ATGAAGATTGATAAATATTCAGCCATTTTAGGAAATACAGTTGGGTATCATGATATGTCCACTTTGACCAGCCATCGTCCGGTAGCATCTCTACCATTTGATGGGAAATACCGCTTGATTGGCTTCCCGTTGTCTAGTCTTGCGAATGCTGGTATTCGTAGTGTTTTTGGGATTTTCCAACAAGAAAATATTAGTTCGGTCTTTGACCATATTCGTTCAGGTCGTGAGTGGGGCTTGTCTACTTTATTGAGCCACTATTACCTCGGAATCTATAACACTCCTGTTGAAAATACAAATGTAGGGCCAGAATACTACCAACAATTATTGACCTATTTGAAACGGTCTGGTTCCAACCAAACAGTTGCTTTGAACTGTGATGTCTTGATGAATATTGACCTCAATCAAGTTTTCCACTTGCATAATAGCGTTGACCGTCCGATTACAGTGGTTTATAAGAAGTTGCATCTTCAAAATATCTCTGAAGTCAATGCTATCTTGGAAATTGATGAAACAGACCATGTTACAGAGCAAAGACTTTTCGATGGCAAGGATCCTGACGAAGTCTACAACATGTCGACAGATGTCTTTATTGTGGATACTCCTTGGTTGATTGAAAAAATTGAAGAAGAAGCCAAGAAAGAATACCCACAAAAATTGCGCTATATCTTGCGTGATTTGGCGGTGGAATACAATGCTTTTGCTTTTGAATATACAGGTTACCTAGCCAATATTCATTCAGTTGAATCCTACTACCATGCAAACTTGGATATGTTGGAAAACCAAAAATTCATGAAGCTCTTTTCACCAAACCAAAAGGTGTATACGAAAGTGAAGAATGAAGAACCAACGTATTATTCCAAGACTTCACATATTAAAACGTCTCAATTTGCTTCGGGTAGTATTGTAGAAGGAACCGTTGAACGCTCCGTTGTTTCACGGCGGGTACACCTTCATGAAGGTTCAGAAGTCCGCAGTAGTCTTCTCTTCCCTGGTGTTGTGATTCATGAAAATGCAATCGTCGAATATGCCATCCTGGATAAGGGTGTCGAAGTGGCTGCTGGTGTGACGATTCGTGGGACAGAAGAAGCACCTGTCGTGGTTAAAAAAGGAACGATTGTTACAGAGGATATTGTCTAA
- a CDS encoding glucose-1-phosphate adenylyltransferase, with translation MKNEMLALILAGGQGTRLGKLTKNIAKPAVQFGGRYRIIDFALSNCANSGIHNVGVITQYQPLALNSHIGNGSSWGLDGINTGVSILQPYSASEGNRWFEGTSHAILQNIDYIDSINPEYVLILSGDHIYKMDYDDMLQAHKDNNASLTVAVLDVPLKEASRFGIMNTDANNRIVEFEEKPAEPKSTKASMGIYIFDWARLRNMLVAAEKSDIDMSDFGKNVIPTYLESGESVYAYEFNGYWKDVGTIESLWEANMEYIDPNNALDSRDRHWKIYSRNLISPPNFFGEHGHVEDSLVVDGCSVDGTVKHSILSTEAQVREGAVVEDAVVMSNAIIGKGAVVKRAIIGEGAVIAEGVVIDGTEEVQVVGYNEKVGVATDED, from the coding sequence ATGAAGAATGAAATGCTCGCTTTAATTCTTGCCGGTGGGCAAGGAACACGTCTTGGAAAATTAACCAAAAACATCGCGAAACCTGCGGTTCAATTTGGTGGGCGCTATCGGATTATCGATTTTGCTCTCTCAAACTGTGCCAACTCAGGAATTCACAATGTTGGTGTGATTACACAGTATCAACCCCTTGCACTTAACAGCCATATTGGAAATGGTTCCAGTTGGGGCTTGGATGGAATCAATACAGGTGTGTCTATTCTCCAACCTTATTCAGCTAGTGAAGGAAATCGTTGGTTTGAAGGAACTAGCCATGCCATCCTCCAAAACATCGACTATATCGACAGCATCAATCCGGAATATGTCTTGATATTATCTGGGGACCACATCTATAAGATGGATTACGATGATATGCTTCAAGCGCACAAGGATAATAATGCAAGCTTGACTGTTGCCGTCCTAGATGTCCCTTTGAAGGAAGCAAGCCGTTTTGGAATCATGAATACAGATGCTAATAATCGGATTGTCGAATTTGAAGAAAAACCAGCGGAACCAAAATCTACCAAGGCTTCCATGGGGATTTACATCTTTGACTGGGCTCGTCTGCGCAATATGTTAGTTGCTGCTGAAAAGAGCGATATCGATATGTCAGACTTCGGTAAAAATGTCATTCCAACGTATCTAGAATCAGGCGAAAGTGTTTATGCTTATGAATTCAATGGTTATTGGAAAGACGTTGGTACGATTGAGTCTCTTTGGGAAGCCAATATGGAATATATCGATCCAAATAATGCCTTGGATAGTCGCGATCGTCACTGGAAAATCTATTCACGCAACCTCATTTCTCCACCGAACTTCTTTGGGGAACATGGCCACGTCGAAGATTCTCTTGTCGTCGACGGTTGTTCGGTAGACGGTACAGTCAAACACTCCATCTTATCAACAGAAGCTCAAGTTCGTGAAGGAGCAGTTGTCGAAGATGCTGTCGTGATGAGCAATGCCATTATCGGTAAAGGAGCTGTCGTGAAACGCGCGATTATCGGGGAAGGTGCAGTCATTGCAGAAGGTGTCGTGATTGATGGAACAGAGGAAGTACAAGTTGTCGGTTACAATGAAAAAGTGGGGGTAGCAACAGATGAAGATTGA
- the glgB gene encoding 1,4-alpha-glucan branching protein GlgB — MDRSTDLWTFGRGDNFHLQEYLGAHKETRGEQEGFTFRVWAPNAQAVDLIGDFTDWEARKIPMVRNEGGVWEVFCSDAKEGDIYKYLVTRQNGHQVQKIDPLALWMEKRPNTGSIIKTIPEKNWKDGLWRARRKKLGFKERPVNIYEVHAGSWKRNEDHSSYTFKQLKEELIPYLVEMNYTHVEFMPVMAHPLGLSWGYQLMGYFALEQTYGSPEEFQDFVEECHLNNIGVIVDWVPGHFIINDDALAYYDGTPTFEYQDEHRAHNYGWGALNFDLGKNQVQSFLISSLKFWIDTYHLDGIRVDAVSNMLYLDYDSGPWTPNIDGGNLNYEGVHFLRRLNAIIKNEHPDVMMIAEESSAGQKITGPEEEGGLGFDYKWNMGWMNDILRFYEEDPIYRKFDFNLVTFSFMYAFSENFLLPFSHDEVVHGKKSLMHKMWGDRYNQFAGLRNLLTYQICHPGKKLLFMGSEFGQFLEWKSEEQLEWGNLEDEMNAKMRRFTSQLNHFYKEHKELWEIDDSFDGLEIIDADNRDQSVLSMVRKNRKGDLLVCVFNMAPVERKDFTIGVPVSAVYEEIWNTELEEWGGVWKEHNPTVQSQDGLWKDYEQTLTFTLPALGASIWKVKRKVRKTKSKTSDKK; from the coding sequence ATGGATAGAAGCACAGACTTATGGACATTTGGAAGAGGGGATAATTTCCATCTTCAAGAGTACTTAGGAGCTCACAAGGAAACAAGGGGAGAACAAGAAGGCTTTACCTTCCGTGTTTGGGCTCCCAATGCTCAGGCGGTGGATCTGATTGGTGATTTCACTGATTGGGAAGCTCGTAAAATTCCAATGGTTCGTAATGAAGGAGGCGTCTGGGAAGTCTTCTGTTCCGATGCAAAAGAGGGAGATATATACAAGTATTTGGTGACTCGACAAAATGGTCATCAGGTGCAAAAAATCGATCCTCTAGCATTATGGATGGAAAAGAGACCCAATACAGGATCTATTATTAAGACCATTCCAGAGAAAAACTGGAAAGATGGTCTCTGGAGAGCACGCCGCAAAAAACTTGGTTTTAAGGAACGACCTGTTAATATTTATGAGGTTCACGCAGGATCGTGGAAACGTAATGAGGATCACAGTTCCTATACCTTCAAACAACTAAAAGAAGAATTGATTCCATATTTGGTGGAGATGAACTACACCCACGTGGAATTTATGCCAGTGATGGCCCATCCATTGGGCTTGAGTTGGGGCTATCAGCTCATGGGATATTTTGCACTCGAGCAGACTTATGGTAGCCCAGAGGAGTTTCAAGACTTCGTGGAAGAATGCCACCTCAACAATATCGGAGTGATCGTGGATTGGGTACCAGGACATTTCATTATCAATGATGATGCCTTGGCTTATTATGATGGAACACCAACCTTTGAATACCAGGATGAACATCGTGCTCATAACTACGGATGGGGAGCCTTGAACTTCGATTTAGGGAAGAATCAAGTCCAGTCATTCTTGATTTCTAGTTTGAAGTTTTGGATTGATACCTATCATTTAGATGGGATTCGGGTCGATGCTGTGAGCAATATGCTCTATCTTGACTACGATAGCGGTCCATGGACACCAAATATTGATGGTGGAAACCTCAACTACGAAGGCGTTCATTTCCTTAGACGGTTGAATGCGATTATCAAGAACGAACACCCAGATGTCATGATGATTGCAGAAGAAAGTTCTGCTGGTCAAAAGATCACGGGTCCTGAAGAAGAAGGTGGACTTGGCTTTGACTATAAATGGAATATGGGGTGGATGAATGATATCCTTCGATTCTACGAAGAAGATCCCATCTACCGGAAATTTGACTTTAACCTGGTAACCTTTAGTTTCATGTATGCATTTTCTGAAAACTTCTTACTACCATTTTCACATGATGAAGTGGTGCATGGTAAGAAGAGTTTGATGCATAAGATGTGGGGAGATCGTTACAATCAATTTGCTGGACTCCGTAACCTCTTGACCTATCAGATTTGCCATCCAGGTAAGAAATTACTCTTTATGGGTTCAGAATTTGGTCAATTTTTGGAATGGAAGTCAGAAGAGCAATTGGAATGGGGCAATCTAGAGGATGAAATGAATGCTAAGATGCGTCGTTTCACTTCTCAGCTCAATCATTTCTACAAAGAACACAAGGAATTGTGGGAGATTGATGATAGCTTTGATGGCTTAGAGATTATTGATGCAGATAACCGGGATCAGAGCGTTTTGTCTATGGTCCGGAAAAATCGTAAAGGCGATCTTTTGGTGTGCGTCTTCAATATGGCACCAGTAGAACGCAAGGACTTTACGATTGGTGTGCCTGTATCAGCGGTCTATGAAGAAATTTGGAATACAGAATTAGAAGAATGGGGAGGTGTCTGGAAAGAGCACAATCCGACAGTTCAGTCTCAAGATGGACTGTGGAAGGATTATGAACAAACTTTGACCTTTACTTTGCCGGCTTTAGGGGCTAGCATTTGGAAGGTGAAACGGAAGGTTCGCAAAACGAAATCTAAAACATCAGATAAAAAATGA
- the ptsP gene encoding phosphoenolpyruvate--protein phosphotransferase, whose protein sequence is MTKMLKGIAASDGVAVAKAYLLIQPDLSFETVSVEDTSAEEARLDAALEASQNELSLIRENAVASLGEEAAQVFDAHMMVLADPEMIGQIKETIRTKKINAEAGLKEVTDMFIAIFEGMEDNPYMQERAADIRDVTKRVLANLLGKKLPNPASINEEAIVVAHDLTPSDTAQLNKKYVKAFVTNIGGRTSHSAIMARTLEIAAVLGTNNITELVKDGDVLAVSGITGEVVINPTEEQIAAFKAAGEAYAKQKAEWALLKDAKTVTADGKHFELAANIGTPKDVEGVNDNGAEAVGLYRTEFLYMDSQDFPTEDDQYEAYKAVLEGMNGKPVVVRTMDIGGDKELPYFDLPKEMNPFLGYRALRISISETGNQMFRTQLRALLRASVHGKLRIMFPMVALLTEFRTAKGILEEEKAKLLAEGVAVADDIQVGIMIEIPAAAMLADQFAKEVDFFSIGTNDLIQYTMAADRMNEQVSYLYQPYNPSILRLINNVIKAAHAEGKWAGMCGEMAGDQTAVPLLVGMGLDEFSMSATSVLRTRSLMKKLDTAKMQEYANRALTECSTMEEVLELSKEYVNVD, encoded by the coding sequence ATGACAAAAATGCTAAAAGGAATTGCAGCATCTGACGGTGTTGCCGTTGCTAAGGCATATTTGCTCATTCAACCAGACTTATCATTTGAGACTGTTTCAGTCGAAGATACAAGTGCAGAAGAAGCTCGTTTGGATGCAGCTCTTGAAGCTTCACAAAACGAGCTTTCTCTTATTCGGGAGAATGCAGTAGCAAGCCTTGGTGAAGAAGCAGCGCAAGTTTTTGATGCGCATATGATGGTTCTCGCTGACCCTGAAATGATTGGTCAGATCAAAGAAACGATTCGTACGAAAAAAATCAATGCAGAGGCTGGCTTGAAAGAAGTCACTGACATGTTCATTGCAATCTTTGAAGGAATGGAAGACAATCCTTACATGCAAGAACGTGCAGCAGACATTCGCGACGTTACCAAACGTGTCCTTGCCAACTTGCTTGGTAAGAAATTGCCAAACCCTGCTTCTATCAATGAAGAAGCAATCGTGGTTGCGCATGACTTGACTCCATCTGATACAGCACAGTTGAACAAAAAGTATGTAAAAGCTTTTGTCACGAATATCGGTGGACGTACAAGTCACTCAGCTATCATGGCTCGTACACTTGAAATCGCAGCTGTTCTTGGTACAAATAACATCACAGAACTTGTCAAAGATGGCGATGTTTTGGCTGTTTCAGGGATCACTGGTGAAGTGGTGATCAACCCTACTGAAGAACAAATCGCAGCCTTCAAAGCAGCTGGTGAAGCTTATGCCAAACAAAAAGCTGAATGGGCTCTCCTTAAAGATGCGAAAACAGTGACTGCTGATGGAAAACACTTCGAATTGGCTGCCAACATCGGTACACCTAAAGACGTTGAAGGTGTAAACGATAATGGTGCAGAAGCTGTTGGTCTCTATCGTACTGAATTCTTGTACATGGATTCTCAAGACTTCCCAACTGAAGATGATCAATACGAAGCCTACAAAGCAGTTCTTGAAGGTATGAACGGTAAACCTGTTGTCGTTCGTACAATGGATATTGGTGGGGATAAAGAACTTCCTTACTTCGATCTTCCTAAAGAAATGAACCCATTCTTGGGTTACCGTGCTTTGCGTATTTCTATCTCTGAAACTGGTAATCAAATGTTCCGTACACAATTGCGTGCCTTGCTTCGGGCATCTGTCCACGGTAAATTGCGGATCATGTTCCCAATGGTTGCTTTGTTGACTGAGTTCCGTACAGCTAAAGGTATTCTTGAAGAAGAAAAAGCGAAATTGCTTGCTGAAGGTGTTGCTGTGGCAGATGATATCCAAGTAGGGATCATGATTGAAATCCCAGCTGCTGCGATGCTTGCGGACCAATTTGCTAAGGAAGTTGATTTCTTCTCAATTGGTACAAACGACTTGATCCAATACACAATGGCTGCTGACCGTATGAACGAACAAGTTTCATACCTTTACCAACCATATAACCCATCTATCCTTCGTTTGATCAACAACGTGATCAAGGCGGCTCACGCTGAAGGCAAATGGGCTGGTATGTGTGGTGAAATGGCCGGTGACCAAACTGCTGTTCCACTTCTTGTCGGAATGGGCTTGGATGAGTTCTCTATGTCAGCTACATCTGTCCTTCGTACACGTAGCTTGATGAAGAAACTCGACACAGCTAAAATGCAAGAATACGCTAACCGTGCTCTTACTGAATGTTCAACAATGGAAGAAGTTCTTGAACTTTCAAAAGAATACGTGAACGTAGACTAA
- a CDS encoding phosphocarrier protein HPr — protein MASKDFHIVAETGIHARPATLLVQTASKFASDITLEYKGKSVNLKSIMGVMSLGVGQGADVVISAEGADADDAIAAISETMTKEGLA, from the coding sequence ATGGCTTCTAAAGATTTCCACATCGTGGCAGAAACAGGTATCCACGCACGTCCAGCAACTTTGTTGGTTCAAACTGCTAGCAAATTTGCATCAGACATCACTCTTGAATACAAAGGTAAATCAGTTAACTTGAAATCAATCATGGGTGTTATGAGCCTTGGTGTTGGTCAAGGTGCTGACGTTGTAATTTCTGCTGAAGGTGCTGACGCTGATGATGCAATCGCAGCTATTTCAGAAACAATGACTAAAGAAGGATTGGCTTAA
- the nrdH gene encoding glutaredoxin-like protein NrdH has translation MVTIYSKNNCVQCKMTKRFLDSNHVEYREINLDEQPEFVEHVKNLGFNAAPVIQTPDEVFSGFQPAKLKKLS, from the coding sequence ATGGTAACCATTTATTCAAAAAATAATTGTGTTCAATGCAAAATGACCAAGCGATTCCTCGATAGCAATCATGTGGAATACCGCGAAATTAACTTAGATGAACAGCCAGAATTTGTAGAGCATGTTAAGAACCTTGGCTTCAATGCTGCTCCAGTTATTCAAACACCGGATGAAGTATTTTCTGGTTTTCAACCAGCTAAGTTGAAGAAACTTTCTTAA
- the nrdE gene encoding class 1b ribonucleoside-diphosphate reductase subunit alpha — protein sequence MGLKSLEDVTYFRLNNEINRPVNGQIMLHKDKEALDAFFKENVVPNTKTFDSITDKIQYLLEHNYIERAFIEKYRPEFLEELAQFIKDQNFQFKSFMAAYKFYNQYALKTNDGEYYLESMEDRVFFNALYFADGNEAIARDIANEIIHQRYQPATPSFLNAGRARRGELVSCFLIQVTDDMNAIGRSINSALQLSRIGGGVGISLSNLREAGAPIKGYEGAASGVVPVMKLFEDSFSYSNQLGQRQGAGVVYLNVFHPDIIAFLSTKKENADEKVRVKTLSLGVVVPDKFYELARKNEEMYLFSPYSVEREYGVPFNYIDITEKYDELVANPNIRKTKIKARDLETEISKLQQESGYPYVVNIDTANRANPVDGKIIMSNLCSEILQVQEPSLINDAQEFVQMGTDVSCNLGSTNVVNMMTSPDFGRSIRAMVRALTFVTDSSHIVAVPTIDHGNKLAHTFGLGAMGLHSYLAQQLIEYGSPESIEFTSIYFMLMNYWTLVESNNIARERGVTFHNFEKSDYANGTYFDKYTTGEFVPKSDRVKELFKDIFIPSAEDWAELRAKVQADGLYHQNRLAVAPNGSISYINDVSASIHPITQRIEERQEKKIGKIYYPAAGLSTETIPYYTSAYDMDMRKVIDVYAAATEHVDQGLSLTLFMRSDIPKGLYEWKTENKQTTRDLSILRNYAFNKGIKSIYYVRTFTDDGGEVGANQCESCVI from the coding sequence ATGGGATTAAAATCTCTTGAAGATGTGACGTATTTTCGTCTTAACAATGAAATCAACCGTCCAGTAAACGGCCAAATCATGCTTCATAAAGATAAAGAAGCTTTGGATGCGTTCTTTAAAGAAAATGTTGTACCAAATACTAAAACCTTTGACTCGATTACAGACAAGATTCAGTACCTTCTCGAGCACAATTACATTGAGAGAGCTTTTATCGAGAAATACCGTCCTGAATTTTTAGAGGAATTGGCCCAATTTATCAAAGATCAAAACTTCCAATTCAAGTCCTTCATGGCGGCCTACAAATTCTATAACCAATACGCTTTGAAAACAAATGATGGAGAATACTATCTTGAAAGCATGGAAGACCGTGTCTTTTTCAATGCTCTCTATTTTGCTGATGGAAATGAAGCTATCGCGCGAGACATCGCAAACGAAATTATCCACCAACGCTACCAACCAGCTACTCCTTCTTTCTTAAACGCTGGACGTGCCCGCCGTGGGGAATTGGTATCATGTTTCTTGATCCAAGTAACCGATGATATGAATGCGATCGGACGTTCCATCAACTCTGCCCTTCAACTGTCTCGTATCGGTGGTGGGGTTGGGATTTCTCTCAGCAACCTTCGTGAAGCTGGAGCACCAATCAAAGGGTATGAAGGAGCCGCTTCTGGAGTGGTTCCAGTTATGAAACTCTTCGAAGATAGCTTCTCTTACTCTAACCAATTGGGACAACGCCAAGGGGCTGGGGTGGTTTACCTCAACGTCTTCCACCCAGACATCATCGCCTTCCTTTCAACTAAGAAAGAAAATGCTGATGAAAAAGTTCGGGTGAAGACTCTCTCACTTGGGGTCGTCGTGCCAGACAAGTTCTACGAGTTGGCGCGTAAGAATGAAGAAATGTACCTCTTCAGCCCATACTCTGTGGAACGTGAATACGGAGTACCATTTAACTACATCGACATCACTGAAAAATACGATGAGTTGGTTGCTAATCCAAATATCCGCAAGACTAAAATTAAGGCACGTGATTTGGAAACTGAAATTTCTAAATTGCAACAAGAATCTGGCTATCCATATGTAGTCAACATTGATACTGCTAACCGGGCAAACCCTGTTGATGGAAAAATCATCATGAGTAACTTGTGTTCAGAGATCCTTCAAGTTCAAGAACCAAGCTTGATCAACGATGCCCAAGAATTTGTTCAAATGGGAACAGACGTCTCCTGTAACCTTGGTTCAACCAACGTAGTTAACATGATGACTTCACCTGATTTTGGTCGTTCGATTCGTGCCATGGTTCGTGCTTTGACCTTCGTTACAGATAGCTCTCATATCGTAGCCGTTCCAACTATTGACCACGGAAATAAACTGGCGCATACCTTTGGTCTTGGAGCCATGGGACTTCATAGCTACCTTGCCCAACAATTGATCGAATACGGATCACCGGAGTCTATTGAGTTTACGAGCATCTACTTCATGCTCATGAACTACTGGACTCTCGTAGAATCAAACAACATTGCGCGCGAACGTGGTGTTACCTTCCACAACTTCGAAAAATCTGATTATGCCAATGGTACTTACTTTGATAAGTACACGACTGGAGAATTTGTACCAAAATCTGATCGCGTCAAAGAACTCTTTAAAGATATCTTTATCCCAAGTGCTGAGGATTGGGCAGAACTGCGTGCTAAAGTTCAAGCAGATGGTCTTTACCACCAAAACCGCCTAGCTGTCGCACCAAATGGATCTATCAGCTACATCAATGACGTATCTGCTTCTATCCACCCAATTACACAACGGATTGAAGAACGCCAAGAGAAGAAAATCGGTAAGATCTACTACCCTGCAGCAGGATTGTCAACGGAAACGATTCCTTACTACACTTCTGCCTACGACATGGATATGCGAAAAGTCATCGATGTCTATGCTGCTGCAACTGAGCATGTAGACCAAGGTCTTTCACTGACTCTCTTTATGCGCAGCGATATTCCAAAGGGTCTTTACGAATGGAAAACTGAAAACAAACAAACCACTCGTGACTTGTCTATCCTTCGGAACTACGCCTTTAACAAGGGTATCAAGTCTATCTACTACGTCCGTACCTTTACAGATGATGGTGGAGAAGTTGGCGCCAACCAATGTGAAAGCTGTGTCATCTAA